The Theileria equi strain WA chromosome 2 map unlocalized gcontig_1105316255037, whole genome shotgun sequence genomic sequence GAGGATATATCTAATGCTAGATGGAAAGCTATTACAGACTCTGAAAACTTCCCTCAAATTAGCAATAAGTCTACTGAAGAGTTTACCAAGAACCTACATGAACTTACCTGTAAACTCCACGACCTCCACTACGTAGACATTCGTGCAATCACTAGTTATATTTGTGTGTGTAAAGCATACAAGGTCACACTttctgaagaaaagaaaTTTACGGTATATACCAAATATGAGCACAAATACACTATTAACCCAGACTCCGTTAGATACGGAAACGTTAATCTTAAGTGGAGAAGCAGTAATTATGGAGATGAAGGCAACTACGATCCTATCCGACTTAATAGTGACCACATTCACTATCTCTCtgtatattactgggatgAAGACAGGGAGCGGAAGATACCTCTACTTATGGAAATTGCCGCTTTAGGTATGCAAGTTTCTATTGCTAATGATGGCTATAATCACAATGAGAGATGGACCATGATAAGTGATGAAGAAGGTTTGCCAAAAATCCTTACCAAGGACGAACTGGAGGAAAAACTTAAAGATCTCACCTGTACACTTTTCAAACCAGCAGACAGAAATACCCTTGAGCAACAGAAGTACATAAATGAATACTGTAACAAGAAGGGATGTAAGAATGAATTGGAACTTAATTTCCgagatgaaaaggaagagaatgaacGAGGTGAGGCCTTACCACGTGCTGAAGGACAAGTACAAGACAAACCCGAAgatatggatgaggaagaggGAGGTACATCTACAGGAATAGGTAGTGCTGATACTCCTAAAGGACATACTGATCCTGTTTCTGTTGTTAGTGAAGTTATAGGGGATTTTGGTAAAAAACTATTGGGAATTGTTGATGGAGCTGTTGGCTCCGTACTAGATAAATCCGTTGTAGCTGGATTGACTACTGCCGTTGGTACAGCTGTACTTGATGGGCTAAAGTGTGCCAAGTTGGGAACATCTCCTAAAGGTActcatcttcctcctgCTGCTGGTGCCTCTGTATCTTCTTCAGGTAGTAGAAGCCCTGGTAGTTCTGGAACTAGTATTGGAGGAGGAACAGGCTCTGCTCATGTTGGACATAAGGACGATAAAGAATCTATAGAGACTATACCCAGTGGCAGGGAAGATGCCACTTCAGTGATTAACCCGAGTTTTATCCTTGAGATTACTCGTCCTCATGCAAATTTTAGAGATCCCGAGGAAGATGTGGATGTTCCAGAGCATCTATACTTTCCAGATTATGGAGATAATTATCCGGTTTCCCCAGTGGATATAACTGTAGAATCATATTTTCCTCCATATGAACTTGGTAGAAAGAATTTTGAGGAAGACGTCCATACTAAAAATCCTTCGGAGAACGCAGTTACCGTTGATTTTTATCTCCCTGAAGCCTTGGCTAAAGAAGGGAAAATTAAATTAGTGGATCTAGTTTTAGAACCTCAAATGCCATTTGATATAGTTGTATGTGATAGGAACATCCGGAATCACGAAGCTATTGTTGATTCGGATGAGAGTGGGACTTGTGGAGACGATTTTACCATAGGTGCTTCTAATACAGATTATGTGAGGCACATTGATTTGGAATCAACTTTCGAGCCaatttctccattcttaaAGAGCAAACAGTTGGAAACATATGACCCGAAAATGATTGGAACAAATGAAAGAATCGATCCTGTCTCATATGCTCGATCAACTCAAGTTTCTCTTTCTGCT encodes the following:
- a CDS encoding hypothetical protein (encoded by transcript BEWA_035940A); the protein is MPPNVDIKQKCPKGETGNANKVTCKHGFDASLRDICINSENTDYKECKHYFKTFTTRDLNYGGHPLTDESGSELSKDKTVTELSVYYSKTYDIDPQHIKKPLALRLKERDGKVHWYENTEDISNARWKAITDSENFPQISNKSTEEFTKNLHELTCKLHDLHYVDIRAITSYICVCKAYKVTLSEEKKFTVYTKYEHKYTINPDSVRYGNVNLKWRSSNYGDEGNYDPIRLNSDHIHYLSVYYWDEDRERKIPLLMEIAALGMQVSIANDGYNHNERWTMISDEEGLPKILTKDELEEKLKDLTCTLFKPADRNTLEQQKYINEYCNKKGCKNELELNFRDEKEENERGEALPRAEGQVQDKPEDMDEEEGGTSTGIGSADTPKGHTDPVSVVSEVIGDFGKKLLGIVDGAVGSVLDKSVVAGLTTAVGTAVLDGLKCAKLGTSPKGTHLPPAAGASVSSSGSRSPGSSGTSIGGGTGSAHVGHKDDKESIETIPSGREDATSVINPSFILEITRPHANFRDPEEDVDVPEHLYFPDYGDNYPVSPVDITVESYFPPYELGRKNFEEDVHTKNPSENAVTVDFYLPEALAKEGKIKLVDLVLEPQMPFDIVVCDRNIRNHEAIVDSDESGTCGDDFTIGASNTDYVRHIDLESTFEPISPFLKSKQLETYDPKMIGTNERIDPVSYARSTQVSLSASDEPDRDPESFTPSELFLPHPPLPERLAQKVSVTSSETHGPGVQPHGTSDSNTPEIIKTTISVPAGILTTSSLACFAGYKFYTKYNGDPWVRHGYPIVFLKNLPY